The region AGGTCATAAAAATTGGACACCAAGATCTGACGGAGAGAAGTGGGGACGAAGAGCCAGGGTCCCTGAGTTGCCTGGAAAAGCGAAGGGGCCAGTGGGGTAAACTGAGCTCTGACTGGTTTCCAAATAAAATGAAACATGGTGTTTAATGGATCAGAAGTGAGGTACAGGTGCTTGTCTTTCTAGCTTTAGTGCCTCAGAAAAGAAGCAGGTGACAAGGGCTTGGAATGGAAGAATGGGAGTCAGGACCTATTCTCATGCAGGATGGTGTTAGGGCCAGGGGGACAAGAGTTGCTGTGacaggggaaggaaagggaagaacTCCCGGGTCTTCTAGAGCAGAAGTGGGGCTGAGATTTGATAGGGAGAGGGTAAGCTGCATCACTACTGCTTGAATCCTTTAGAGAGGGGGAAGAAGACAGAAGGGATGGCACTTATTCTGAAGGAGAACAATcactggcagggaggggaaaaggagCAGCAGACATTCCAAAAATGGATTTCTGTAGAATTGCTGCATAACAGGGTTATGCCCTCTGCTTACCTGTGTACCCCAAACATTTATACCGTTCcagagcctccccccccaaatatccCACCCTGCTTTATTGGTGTGCTCGGGTCTCACCTGTGAGTCTTGGCAGCTGCCTAGATACTGTTCCCCTTGCACCTCCAGCTCCAGGATATTGGGGTGGGGAGTGCACCCcgaccttctcctcctcttcccagttcCTCCAATCGAGGAAGGGGTTCAGAGGCAATTGTCACTGGCTCCCTTGGGCGAGGAAGGCCTCTGGACAGGAGGCACGCTGGGCATCCAGGGTCTCTCCAGCCTCGCTCCCTCTCAGCTGGGAAAGAAAGGCTCTGCAGAAGGGAAGACGTGCCCGGAGGGGGGGGCTCTGCTCAGAGGAAGGGGCTGGAGGATCCCTGCACGAGGATGGAAGGGGAGCCTCCCAGGAGCTCTCCAATGGAGTCTCTTCATgaggaagaaagggagagagaggatggggggggCTGGGAGAAGCCAATCTACAGGGACTGGGGCTGCCTGAAGGGCTCTGGAGGAGGCCCAGGGACAGGCTAGGGCTGCTGCAGTCCCTACAGAGGAGGGGGCCCTACATGGAGAAGGGGGGTGGGCGAGGAGAGACCTCCAGTCAGGGGAGGGGTCCCAGGAGGCGCCTATGGAGCAGAATGCGCTCCCttccttgggggaggggacggGGGCTAGATGGGCGGGGTGGGTGACCCTCCAGGAGCTGGAGACCCTCTAAGACCAGAGAGCCCTGCGGTGGGGAAGAGACTATTCTGTACTGGGGCGGGGGAAGTGCTGTGGGGATGGGGGGCCTGGCTCTCTCcggccccccctcccctctcctctccctcctcctcaggCTCCTccgcctgctccctccctccctctcactcaCTCCAGTTGTCCCCAAATCCAAGATGGCGCCCAAGACAGGAGCCAGACCGGAACCGAGGAGAGAGCCCCGTGGGCGCAAGCGCAGAAGCGAAAGGGAGTGACAGGCGAAAACGCGCACGCGCAGGAAAAGAGGGCGCGAGCACGACGCAAACCGCATGCGCCGTTGAGAGGACAGGCCCCCCGGAGCAGCAACCGACGCCGAACTAGCGCATGCGCACAAAGGACGAGCGCTATATGTTCCACGCATGCCTGCCTGTAAGGGCGTTGTGGCGATGCCACTGATGCGCACGCGCACGGGGAGGGGGCGCACGAGCAGAGAGGGATACGAGAATCGCCCAGTGAAGAGCCAGCGGGGGAATTGCTGAATGAAGTGAGGCGCACGCGCACTAAGAAAAGGTGCTAAGGAGTCACCGGCTCTAGGGCCCCGTTGATTGGGCTGTGCGAGCCCCGATGGGCGGGACCAAATGCTGTTCGACCATACAGAAAGAGGCGGCTGAAAATTTCTTGGGCATGAGAAAGGAGGGCTGTGATTGGGGGAGCGGGGCGAGGGCACTCAGGGAGAGCGGCATCCTGGTTGGCTGGAACGGATCTGCTCCGTGAAAGGAGTCAAATGGGGACTTCGTAGACGACTTCGAGCGGGCTTTGATTGGGGCACAACGTCAGAGGCGGAGCGTGATTGGTGGTTCTGCGTTACTAGGGGCGGAGCCCCTCCGCTCAGCTGTTACTGGGGCAGGATTGAGGGTGCGGGTTGGGCGCGCAGGACCGCGCGCTTCGacggtgggggaggggctggttcATTGAGAGGAAGATGACAGGTGCTGCGAGCGACCGTTAAACCGTCGCTCGAGGCGCACAGACCTCCCGCGCGCGAAGCGAGACTAAGTTTGCGCTCAAGCGGGTGACGCCTCTTCCCTCAGCCTTCCTTTCAGAGAGGGCAAGAGGGGGCCCGAGTCAGACGCCCTCTTGCCTGCAGCCCAGAAGTAACAACACAGTCATAATGTCAGTAACAGAAGCGCCCATTGCACGTACACATTGTTAAGAATACTTACctgccatttctccccctcccagttcTTAAAGCACtttacacagcaaaacaaattaggaataaaataatgtatattagcctcacttgccccccccccccagccactagTGGCAACACAAGCCAGTCTATCTGATGTTGTGTTCATCACAGGGCAGacctgtggggtgggtggggaggcaggtgaggcagagcctccccaccggagtcctttgaaaagctccTTCGCCATGTGAGGCACTTCACACAGTGGCAGCACATTTCTaaggtctccagtggggaggctctgcctcacctgcctccccacccaccacacgcccCTGCTATAAGGCAGCCTCATAGGGTTGTGGGTACTTGGGCACttcacatggtggtggtgcttttcaaaggactccagtgcggaggctctgcctcatttgcctctccacccaccacacatctctGTTACAGGGGCACCCCCTGCTAGTGCTTGGCCAAGCTGGTTCGATGGCTTGAAATATTGTTCTTtggtattttatatatatttctctGCCTTTCATCCTCCTCACAGGCCAACAAGGCGGCTCACATTCTGTTAAGAACACAAAATAGAATCAAAACACGGTAAAATGGGAAATAATACATAATAGAGCAGTGTTTGTCAacccagtggtatgggtaccatcagtggtacttgaggtagttgtctggtggtacttgcaggacccctgccacccagcagcgagaccaggaatgcgacataacaaacagtggcaggaggcttggctcggtgagcagagctccaaaatatgcttttccacactcaaaaaagccctcttaCTGGCATTTGTTGtgtcacatgtggcctcccaagccagaagtaactggtgatgatgtcaccatagTGACTTCATCACCAGTGACTTCCAGTGGTAcgtcaaataggtggaccatgtgaagtggcacaATGGAGGACAAACGCTTAGAAACACTGTAATAGAGGCAAACTATATCAACGAAAGATGAGGAACTCAACTGAATTTGTGCATGAATGAAAACTTGTCACTGTCCAATTTTTGTGAAGGAAGAAGTAGTTGGTAGTGGGTTGGTTTGGTCTACACTTTTCCCACCTGACCAGCCCTAGATAGATGTGCATGCTTATGGTCAGACTAGTCCCTCCTCTCATATCCAGCTAAGCTGGGAGTGACTCTCCTTAGTTGTGTGGAGTGAGCTCTAATTGTGACCTCTACATCAGCTGATAAACTATCTGGCCCTGTGTGATTAAGTGGAGTATACAAGCCAAGGATTATGATATATAAATCAACAGCATAGACCAGGCATagccaaactgtggcttgtgagccacatgcagcttttTCATATAGTATGTGGCTCTGGGAAATATGTGGGCTGAGCTtcattttgcatcacaattaattgAAAAGGAAAGTAAGgaatgttcaagctttataattatttaccaggtataaactgagagttcactggtttaaaacataagtttaatgttcatggtgaataaatatattgaagaatttaaatgcttcttaaatattgtggctctcaaacatctctcttgtggctcttcgacatctgaagtttatcatatatgGTTCTCAGGTTAAGCAAGCTGGGCTGCCCCTGGCACGGACATTATTGTCAATAGAAGAGGGTTCCAAAGGTTTTTCTCATTCAGATCAACGACAGTAGTTCCCTAGGAATAGCCCCTAGAACATCATATACCCACATAAAAGCAGATCTCTTATTCCAGGCAGGTTCTGGTTCCAGCATTCCACTAAGGATCACCCAGACACAATTCCTTTTCCCTGCAAAAACAGGGAGTCTAGGTTGCCATATGTTTAAGGTTTAGTGGAGTGAAATCATTTGAGCCAGTGTGCCATAACTACATTTAAGAAACATGAAGCAAAttcttcctcttgcccctcccatGAGTTCAGACCTGTATCTCCCTTAAATTAATGGCATTAACCTAATTAATTTTCTGCCCAATGTTCTTTtaatctctaaggctgcaattttggGTATTGAGATTaagattaagtcccactgaacacagtaggacatacttctgagtaaacaagtgtAGGTTTGCCCTCTAAGGCTGGCCAGCAATGCTGTAAACATATACTGGATGTGCCAAGTTATAACTTCTAAGTATAGACACCTATTGGTGGGGATTGCACCTCAGCTTTAGAATTCTCTCCCCATAAGGACTAGCCAAAGCTCCAACCTGTGGGTATGGAAGTGGTTTCAGGTCTTCTTTTTCAAATAGATGTGGCTGTGGGATAAGGAGAGTCAGCATGGGGTAGTGGTCATGAGTCTTAGCCCAGCTTCTAGAGTCTCAGGTTGAAATCCTCATTTAGTCTGAAGATATGTGGGTGGCTCATTCACTAAttttcagtctaacctacctcaccaAGTTGTTGGGAGAATCAAGTgagaaatgaaaaagaagaatCATCTCTATCACCCTTAGATGGGGATGACATAAACTGCAATCAAATAAGGTGGAATATACTGTTATACTGAACATTTCGGATGGGGCAGGCTTTAAATCCAATTAAAAATAGAGACAACAAGCAAATGTATATAATTCAACCATAGGGTTCAGTTCTTGGGGGCAATGACCTCCAATTGCCTATTGATGAGGGCATGGCCATTGGAAATTCTATGAAGGAGCTATAGCCCTTGGCTCCTAATCTTATTGTAACATATACTTTATCAACAAGGTCATGAAAATTCCTTTAGAACAATGTTATAGTAATCCTTGTCCATACAAGAATGTGACAGTTCCCTAATGACCACTTAAAAATACTCTGTCAATAGTAATGCAGTTCATCAACAAAGACCCCTATCTTGTATATCAAATTTATTGTGTCATCCCCTCTCGGAGGGGTTCATACAGTCCCCCAATAGTAAACCCAGACAGGGATTGAGTCCCATTTGCACCTCCAgcatcccaccaccaccacacagatttacttctgatcTGCAATACAGTACATTGCTGTGTGATCCAAAGACACAGAGAAAGGAAAGCAAATAACCAGGAGTCCAAGATTCTCTGGAACAGGAATGTGAGAGTATGGTGTTGGTAGACCCACTTAGATTTGCCCCCACTTGTCTCTGGGGGAAGGATAACATAGACCAGCTGAACAACACAGCATGgcacagaggcaaagaagaaaagcACTGGTCAGTAGGAGACGTTGGCTGCAGAGGGTACGATCTTCCTGGGAGTGAAAGGAGCAAGACAGTGAATGGTCCTCCCCTAAATCAGCTTTCACCCTGGAGAAACCCAGAGTCCTGACTCCCAGACATGGCTCCCACCAAACTGTCTTACCTGGTTCAGCATGCTGGACAGGGCCGGACTAGCCTGATAATGGGATCGGTAGCAAATCCCAGGCTCTTCCAGATGCATGTCTGGCTCCCCTATCACGCATTTAGGTGGCTGCCTGGGGGACAAGATGGGAGCATTGCATTAATGGGTTAGGACTCTCTGCAATCAAAGTCCTTTGCTCCCAGCTCACCTGGTCTTGGGGAGAAGGGATGAGGGTGCAACAATGCTAAGGCAGCTCTCATGGGAGGCTGAGTTCATGATGGTAGCCAAGAGGTGGATTGGTTCCTGGGCATGCGGACCTGTGGAGTGGAGTTGATGGAAAGAAAAATCAAAAAGGATTAGGGAACCAGGATTCCTGGGAGGATATTGCAATCAGCCAGCAGTGGAAGATCACCCACCTTTTAGGCCCAAGTCTGTCCCACTGACTGTGAGACCCAAGTTTGTGCCATTTGGAAGATCTGTGCCATTCTGGAAGTCAAAGGTCAGACCAACCAAGACAGAGACTGTTGTAGGGGACTCAGCTGTAGTTGTGGAGGGATGTGATGTTGAGGCATTTTCCTGAGTCTTGTTTGGGATACAGAACATGAGTTGTGCCACAGACTTTAGCAGAGAGTTCCAATCCTTAAAGATGGGGGTAGGGGGTTTGAGAAAAAAATAAGACTTGCCTTTTAATTGCATTTGTACCCTTTAATTGAACCTTTTTTTCTTTGCTCCTACATTTTAAAAGACTTCTTTGCTCACACTTAAATTTTGTCTCTTCCAATCCTATCAACAGCCTGAATACTGAAATACGGCAACTGTCAAGAAGTGCCACCAGTGTCAGTCTCTAGATCTTTGGATATCAGACAATGGCTATATCCCTGGAAGTCTATAACAATTTACTTTGAAAGAGAAAGCACTGTTAcagtattttttgttttaaaaaatatctatACAATATATACACAAAGGCATGGGTTGGGACACAATGGCATGGAAAGAGGAACCAACTCACACAATGTTATTCGCCAGACCAGATTAGTTCAGTAGCCCGCATCCAGCTAACCGGAAGCATGCCAACCAGCTGCCACTTTGAA is a window of Tiliqua scincoides isolate rTilSci1 chromosome 5, rTilSci1.hap2, whole genome shotgun sequence DNA encoding:
- the TMEM219 gene encoding insulin-like growth factor-binding protein 3 receptor isoform X2, translating into MVICSLLASLRICLERHPPLVSFFFCLLSLAIAFVGFAVYIQSHDVQNPDVKEDWNSLLKSVAQLMFCIPNKTQENASTSHPSTTTAESPTTVSVLVGLTFDFQNGTDLPNGTNLGLTVSGTDLGLKGPHAQEPIHLLATIMNSASHESCLSIVAPSSLLPKTRQPPKCVIGEPDMHLEEPGICYRSHYQASPALSSMLNQEDRTLCSQRLLLTSAFLLCLCAMLCCSAGLCYPSPRDKWGQI
- the TMEM219 gene encoding insulin-like growth factor-binding protein 3 receptor isoform X3 yields the protein MVICSLLASLRICLERHPPLVSFFFCLLSLAIAFVGFAVYIQSHDVQNPDVKEDWNSLLKSVAQLMFCIPNKTQENASTSHPSTTTAESPTTVSVLVGLTFDFQNGTDLPNGTNLGLTVSGTDLGLKGPHAQEPIHLLATIMNSASHESCLSIVAPSSLLPKTRQPPKCVIGEPDMHLEEPGICYRSHYQASPALSSMLNQGKGIVSG